Proteins encoded in a region of the Zea mays cultivar B73 chromosome 2, Zm-B73-REFERENCE-NAM-5.0, whole genome shotgun sequence genome:
- the LOC542252 gene encoding malate synthase, glyoxysomal (The RefSeq protein has 10 substitutions compared to this genomic sequence) produces MAASTAAPCYDAPEGVDVRGRYDREFAGILTRDALDFVAGLQREFRGAVRYAMEQRREAQRRYDAGELPRFDPATTLVREGDWTCASVPPAVADRTVEITGPAEPRKMVINALNSGAKVFMADFEDAMSPTWENLMHGQVNLRDAVAGTISFRDAPRGRTYELNDRTAKLFVRPRGWHLPEAHILIDGEPAIGCLVDFGLYFFHNHAAFGAGQGAGFGPLCDLPKMEHSREARIWNGVFQRAEKAAGIEPGSIRATVLVETLPAVFQMNEILHELREHSAGLNCGRWDYIFSYVKTFRAHPDRLLPDRALVGMAQHFMRSYSHLLIHTCHRRGVHAMGGMAAQIPIKDDAAANEAALELVRKDKLREVRAGHDGTWAAHPGLIPAIREVFEGHLGGRPNQIGDAAGHEGASVKEEDLIQPPRGARTVDGLRLNVRVGVQYLAAWLAGSGSVPLYNLMEDAATAEISRVQNWQWLRHGAALDAGGVEVRATPELLARVVEEEMARVEAEVGPDRFRKGRYAEAGRIFSRQCTAPELDDFLTLDAYNLIVAHHPGASPCKL; encoded by the exons ATGGCCGCAAGCACAGCGGCGCCATGCTACGACGCGCCCGAGGGCGTGGACGTCCGCGGGCGGTACGACCGGGAGTTCGCGGGCATCCTCACCCGCGACGCGCTGGACTTCGTGGCCGGCCTGCAGCGCGAGTTCCGCGCCGCCGTCCGCTACGCCATGGAGCAGCGGCGGGAGGCCCAGCGCCGGTACGACGCCGGCGAGCTGCCGCGGTTCGACCCGGCCACGACGCTCGTGCGCGAGGGGGACTGGACGTGCGCGCCCGTGCCGCCGGCCGTCGCGGACCGCACCGTGGAGATCACGGGCCCCGCCGAGCCGCGGAAGATGGTCATCAACGCGCTCAACTCCGGCGCCAAGGTCTTCATG GCTGACTTCGAGGACGCGCTGTCGCCGACGTGGGAGAACCTGATGCACGGGCAGGTGAACCTGCGGGACGCCGTGGCTGGCACCATCAGCTTCCGCGACGCGGCGCGCGGGCGGACGTACGAGCTCAACGACCGAACCGCCAAGCTCTTCGTCCGGCCCCGCGGCTGGCACCTCCCCGAGGCGCACATCCTCATCGACGGCGAGCCGGCCATTGGCTGCCTCGTCGACTTCGGCCTCTACTTCTTCCACAACCACGCTGCCTTCCGCGCAGGCCAGGGCGCCGGCTTCGGGCCGTTCTTTTACCTGCCCAAGATGGAGCACTCCAG GGAAGCGAGGATATGGAACGGGGTGTTCCAGAGAGCGGAGAAAGCTGCTGGGATCGAGCTCGGGAGCATCCGGGCAACGGTGCTGGTGGAGACGTTGCCAGCGGTGTTCCAAATGAACGAGATCCTGCACGAGCTGCGCGAGCACTCGGCGGGGCTCAACTGCGGCCGCTGGGACTACATCTTCAGCTACGTCAAGACGTTCCGCGCCCACCCGGACCGCCTCCTCCCCGACCGCGCCCTCGTCGGCATGGCCCAGCACTTCATGCGCTCCTACTCCCACCTCCTCATCCACACCTGCCACCGTCGCGGAGTCCACGCCATGGGCGGCATG GCGGCTCAGATCCCGATCAAGGACGATGCGGCGGCGAACGAGGCGGCACTGGAGCTGGTGCGCAAGGACAAGCTGAGGGAGGTGCGCGCGGGCCACGACGGCACGTGGGCGGCGCACCCGGGGCTCATCCCGGCGATACGGGAGGTCTTCGAGGGCCACCTCGGCGGGAGGCCGAACCAGATCGGCGACGCCGCAGGGCACGAGGGTGCCAGCGTCAACGAGGAGGACCTCATCCAGCCGCCGCGGGGCGCGCGCACTGTGGACGGTCTGCGGCTCAACGTCCGCGTGGGCGTGCAGTACCTCGCGGCGTGGCTGGCCGGCTCCGGCTCCGTCCCGCTGTACAACCTGATGGAGGACGCGGCTACGGCGGAGATCAGCCGCGTCCAGAACTGGCAGTGGCTGCGCCACGGAGCGGCGCTGGACGCCGGCGGTGTGGAGGTGCGCGCGACGCCAGAGCTACTCGCACGCGTCGTCGAGGAGGAGATGGCGAGGGTCGAGGCAGAGGTCGGCCCCGACAGGTTCCGAAAGGGGCGGTACGCGGAGGCGGGCAGGATCTTCAGCCGGCAGTGCACCGCGCCGGAGCTGGACGACTTCCTCACGCTGGACGCGTACAACCTCATCGTGGCGCACCATCCAGGTGCGTCACCGTGCAAGCTCTGA
- the LOC542252 gene encoding malate synthase, glyoxysomal isoform X1 translates to MAASTAAPCYDAPEGVDVRGRYDREFAGILTRDALDFVAGLQREFRAAVRYAMEQRREAQRRYDAGELPRFDPATTLVREGDWTCAPVPPAVADRTVEITGPAEPRKMVINALNSGAKVFMADFEDALSPTWENLMHGQVNLRDAVAGTISFRDAARGRTYELNDRTAKLFVRPRGWHLPEAHILIDGEPAIGCLVDFGLYFFHNHAAFRAGQGAGFGPFFYLPKMEHSREARIWNGVFQRAEKAAGIELGSIRATVLVETLPAVFQMNEILHELREHSAGLNCGRWDYIFSYVKTFRAHPDRLLPDRALVGMAQHFMRSYSHLLIHTCHRRGVHAMGGMAAQIPIKDDAAANEAALELVRKDKLREVRAGHDGTWAAHPGLIPAIREVFEGHLGGRPNQIGDAAGHEGASVNEEDLIQPPRGARTVDGLRLNVRVGVQYLAAWLAGSGSVPLYNLMEDAATAEISRVQNWQWLRHGAALDAGGVEVRATPELLARVVEEEMARVEAEVGPDRFRKGRYAEAGRIFSRQCTAPELDDFLTLDAYNLIVAHHPAIEIRTDDQQT, encoded by the exons ATGGCCGCAAGCACAGCGGCGCCATGCTACGACGCGCCCGAGGGCGTGGACGTCCGCGGGCGGTACGACCGGGAGTTCGCGGGCATCCTCACCCGCGACGCGCTGGACTTCGTGGCCGGCCTGCAGCGCGAGTTCCGCGCCGCCGTCCGCTACGCCATGGAGCAGCGGCGGGAGGCCCAGCGCCGGTACGACGCCGGCGAGCTGCCGCGGTTCGACCCGGCCACGACGCTCGTGCGCGAGGGGGACTGGACGTGCGCGCCCGTGCCGCCGGCCGTCGCGGACCGCACCGTGGAGATCACGGGCCCCGCCGAGCCGCGGAAGATGGTCATCAACGCGCTCAACTCCGGCGCCAAGGTCTTCATG GCTGACTTCGAGGACGCGCTGTCGCCGACGTGGGAGAACCTGATGCACGGGCAGGTGAACCTGCGGGACGCCGTGGCTGGCACCATCAGCTTCCGCGACGCGGCGCGCGGGCGGACGTACGAGCTCAACGACCGAACCGCCAAGCTCTTCGTCCGGCCCCGCGGCTGGCACCTCCCCGAGGCGCACATCCTCATCGACGGCGAGCCGGCCATTGGCTGCCTCGTCGACTTCGGCCTCTACTTCTTCCACAACCACGCTGCCTTCCGCGCAGGCCAGGGCGCCGGCTTCGGGCCGTTCTTTTACCTGCCCAAGATGGAGCACTCCAG GGAAGCGAGGATATGGAACGGGGTGTTCCAGAGAGCGGAGAAAGCTGCTGGGATCGAGCTCGGGAGCATCCGGGCAACGGTGCTGGTGGAGACGTTGCCAGCGGTGTTCCAAATGAACGAGATCCTGCACGAGCTGCGCGAGCACTCGGCGGGGCTCAACTGCGGCCGCTGGGACTACATCTTCAGCTACGTCAAGACGTTCCGCGCCCACCCGGACCGCCTCCTCCCCGACCGCGCCCTCGTCGGCATGGCCCAGCACTTCATGCGCTCCTACTCCCACCTCCTCATCCACACCTGCCACCGTCGCGGAGTCCACGCCATGGGCGGCATG GCGGCTCAGATCCCGATCAAGGACGATGCGGCGGCGAACGAGGCGGCACTGGAGCTGGTGCGCAAGGACAAGCTGAGGGAGGTGCGCGCGGGCCACGACGGCACGTGGGCGGCGCACCCGGGGCTCATCCCGGCGATACGGGAGGTCTTCGAGGGCCACCTCGGCGGGAGGCCGAACCAGATCGGCGACGCCGCAGGGCACGAGGGTGCCAGCGTCAACGAGGAGGACCTCATCCAGCCGCCGCGGGGCGCGCGCACTGTGGACGGTCTGCGGCTCAACGTCCGCGTGGGCGTGCAGTACCTCGCGGCGTGGCTGGCCGGCTCCGGCTCCGTCCCGCTGTACAACCTGATGGAGGACGCGGCTACGGCGGAGATCAGCCGCGTCCAGAACTGGCAGTGGCTGCGCCACGGAGCGGCGCTGGACGCCGGCGGTGTGGAGGTGCGCGCGACGCCAGAGCTACTCGCACGCGTCGTCGAGGAGGAGATGGCGAGGGTCGAGGCAGAGGTCGGCCCCGACAGGTTCCGAAAGGGGCGGTACGCGGAGGCGGGCAGGATCTTCAGCCGGCAGTGCACCGCGCCGGAGCTGGACGACTTCCTCACGCTGGACGCGTACAACCTCATCGTGGCGCACCATCCAG CCATCGAAATAAGGACGGATGACCAACAAACATGA
- the LOC100280563 gene encoding acid phosphatase/vanadium-dependent haloperoxidase related, which produces MGASLASAGLVNYPLVAALLAFALAQSSKFFTTWYKEGRWDARQLIASGGMPSSHSATVTALSVAVGIQEGFRSATFATALVFACVVMHDAFGVRLHAGKQAEVLNQIVYELPEEHPLSETKPLREILGHTVPQVVAGCILGILMAVVMLLALGRS; this is translated from the exons ATGGGGGCGTCCCTCGCTTCCGCGGGCTTGGTGAACTACCCGCTTGTCGCGGCGCTCCTCGCGTTCGCTCTCGCGCAGTCCTCCAAGTTCTTCACCACCTG GTACAAAGAAGGTCGGTGGGATGCCAGACAACTTATAGCTTCTGGCGGGATGCCATCATCCCACTCAGCTACAGTGACAGCACTTTCAGTGGCAGTGGGAATCCAAGAAGGCTTTCGTAGTGCAACATTTGCAACTGCACTAGTCTTTGCATGTGTG gttatgcatgatgcttttgGAGTTCGGTTACATGCCGGAAAGCAGGCAGAG GTGCTGAATCAAATTGTCTATGAGCTGCCAGAGGAACACCCATTATCAGAGACAAAGCCACTGCGTGAAATCCTTGGACATACTGTTCCTCAG GTCGTGGCCGGTTGCATCCTTGGAATCCTCATGGCTGTCGTTATGCTTTTGGCTCTCGGGAGGTCTTAG